Proteins encoded in a region of the Dorea longicatena genome:
- a CDS encoding penicillin-binding transpeptidase domain-containing protein, whose protein sequence is MKRRRKKQNIQKSYICKIFGLIVAITVIAVSGGILLKRTITESPENTLMEYMNHIEKKEYEVMYTMIDSDEKVYLTKEEYIQRNSKIYEGIEVSDIKISHIAVKEKKADTVTLSYETSCNTIAGTIQFDNMAELKKTKQGYKLVWQDSLIFPDLESDDKISVTTSKAERGEILDRDGKMLAGKGVATSVGIIPGKLEDRNVSIEKIAELLEIDVETINNKLTAKWVKEDSFVPIETIPKVEEIDLMKIQPEEKTLEEQDCQNKLLEIPGVMLSDVEVRTYELGEAAAHLIGYVQSVTAEDLENHPGEGYSAESVIGRSGVEKLYEKQLKGKDGCDIKILDSDGEVKEVLASIFKEDGMDIRLTIDSDLQKSLYEQFKEDPGCSVAMNPYTGEVLALVSTPSYDNNEFIRGLSSEKWTSLNEDEKKPLYNRFRQVWCPGSTFKPVVAGIGLKTGSIDPKEDFGNEGLAWQKDSSWGSYQVTTLHEYEPVIMKNAIIYSDNIYFAKAALKIGSENFMNTLNEIGFNQNMPFEIAMQESTYSNTDKIETEIQLADSGYGQGQILVNPLHLASIYTSFLNEGNMIKPYLKYKEEASGETWIENAFSKENVEEIMQGVEGVVNDPEGTGYAAHRDDILLAGKTGTAELKATKEDTSGKEIGWFSVFTADKSVDKPILLISMVDNVKGIGGSGYVVKKDATVLEEYFEK, encoded by the coding sequence ATGAAAAGAAGACGAAAAAAGCAAAATATCCAAAAATCTTACATTTGTAAGATTTTTGGGCTGATAGTAGCTATAACAGTAATTGCTGTTTCAGGAGGTATTTTATTAAAAAGGACTATAACGGAATCACCAGAAAATACACTTATGGAATATATGAACCATATTGAAAAAAAGGAATATGAAGTAATGTACACTATGATAGATTCAGATGAAAAAGTTTATCTGACAAAAGAAGAGTACATACAACGAAATTCTAAGATATACGAAGGAATAGAGGTCAGTGACATTAAAATCAGTCATATAGCTGTGAAAGAGAAAAAAGCAGATACAGTTACGCTTTCGTATGAAACATCATGTAATACAATTGCCGGAACGATACAATTTGACAATATGGCGGAACTGAAGAAGACGAAACAGGGATATAAATTAGTATGGCAGGATAGCCTGATTTTTCCAGATTTAGAGAGTGATGATAAAATAAGTGTTACTACATCAAAAGCGGAGAGAGGAGAAATATTAGACCGAGATGGTAAAATGCTTGCAGGAAAAGGAGTAGCAACATCAGTTGGCATTATACCGGGAAAGCTGGAAGACAGGAATGTATCTATTGAAAAAATAGCGGAGTTATTAGAGATAGATGTAGAAACAATAAATAACAAACTCACAGCAAAGTGGGTAAAAGAAGATTCTTTTGTACCAATTGAAACTATTCCGAAAGTAGAAGAAATAGATTTAATGAAAATACAGCCAGAAGAAAAGACACTTGAGGAGCAGGATTGTCAGAATAAACTTTTGGAAATTCCAGGGGTTATGCTATCAGATGTGGAAGTTAGAACCTATGAGTTAGGGGAAGCAGCAGCTCATTTAATTGGTTATGTACAGTCTGTAACAGCAGAAGATTTGGAAAATCATCCAGGGGAAGGATATTCAGCTGAAAGTGTAATCGGAAGATCTGGGGTGGAAAAGTTATACGAAAAGCAATTAAAAGGAAAAGATGGTTGTGATATAAAGATTTTGGATAGTGATGGGGAAGTAAAAGAGGTTCTTGCAAGTATTTTTAAAGAAGATGGTATGGATATAAGATTAACGATAGATTCCGATTTGCAAAAATCATTATACGAGCAGTTTAAAGAAGATCCGGGGTGTTCTGTCGCAATGAATCCTTATACGGGAGAAGTATTGGCTTTGGTAAGTACCCCATCTTATGATAATAATGAATTTATACGGGGCTTATCATCAGAGAAATGGACATCATTAAACGAAGATGAAAAGAAGCCATTATATAATCGTTTTCGTCAAGTATGGTGTCCTGGCTCAACATTTAAACCAGTTGTGGCAGGAATTGGGTTGAAAACGGGAAGCATAGATCCAAAAGAAGATTTTGGAAATGAAGGTTTGGCATGGCAGAAAGATTCGTCTTGGGGATCTTATCAAGTGACAACACTTCATGAATATGAACCGGTTATTATGAAAAATGCAATTATCTATTCTGATAATATTTATTTTGCAAAGGCAGCTCTTAAAATTGGTAGTGAGAATTTCATGAATACTTTAAATGAAATAGGATTTAATCAGAATATGCCGTTTGAGATTGCGATGCAGGAATCAACATATTCCAATACAGATAAAATAGAAACAGAAATACAATTGGCAGATAGTGGTTATGGGCAAGGGCAGATTCTTGTAAATCCATTACATCTGGCAAGTATTTATACTTCATTTTTAAATGAAGGGAATATGATAAAACCGTATTTGAAATACAAAGAAGAAGCATCTGGTGAAACATGGATAGAAAATGCGTTTAGCAAAGAAAATGTAGAAGAAATTATGCAAGGGGTGGAAGGTGTTGTAAATGATCCGGAAGGAACCGGATATGCTGCACATCGTGACGATATTTTGCTGGCTGGAAAAACAGGGACAGCCGAGTTGAAGGCAACGAAAGAAGATACTTCTGGCAAAGAAATCGGGTGGTTTTCGGTGTTTACGGCAGATAAAAGCGTGGACAAACCAATTCTTCTTATCAGTATGGTTGATAATGTGAAAGGAATCGGTGGAAGTGGTTATGTTGTTAAAAAGGATGCAACCGTATTGGAGGAATATTTTGAAAAATAA
- a CDS encoding DUF6070 family protein, translating to MNAEVKKTAQTFRSVYMKEKSELNTLKVKRKIINCLEKKGYAAVDCDNQIDMVNREKVEEFCKAAEKAEQAAVDIVVVFDEGEIIQYHLESMNGKINVRLCQVKWKDNSPQANYYDEYEAYEWKYTEKGYLFLEEYHPPGFDGAPGETGFRVQPLDKTCRELNRKYVMPLGYALNNLLITNWDNQNYTELDFYDLYEKMYYMKYGKQVPYEANYGGAEYEVPKDEFEEVIKTYLPFSNSEIEKGTFYNSDNRTFRYRPRGLYDCEFPYEPYPEVISYEKLQDGTLKLTIEAVWEIRMLDQAITSELMIKPMEDGSFQYLSNKVISSDQNANAGWYMPRLTEEEWEENYSNN from the coding sequence ATGAATGCAGAAGTAAAAAAAACAGCGCAAACTTTTCGGTCTGTTTATATGAAGGAGAAGTCGGAGTTAAATACATTAAAGGTGAAAAGAAAAATTATCAATTGTCTGGAAAAAAAAGGATATGCGGCAGTAGATTGTGATAATCAGATTGATATGGTCAATCGTGAAAAAGTAGAAGAATTTTGCAAAGCAGCGGAGAAAGCAGAACAGGCAGCAGTAGATATTGTTGTTGTATTTGATGAAGGGGAAATTATACAATATCATTTAGAGTCAATGAATGGAAAGATAAATGTTCGATTATGTCAGGTTAAATGGAAGGATAATAGCCCACAGGCTAATTATTATGATGAATATGAAGCATATGAGTGGAAATATACAGAAAAAGGATACTTGTTTCTGGAGGAATATCACCCACCGGGATTTGATGGAGCACCGGGTGAAACTGGATTCAGAGTGCAGCCATTAGATAAAACATGCCGGGAATTGAATCGAAAATATGTTATGCCGTTGGGGTATGCACTTAATAATCTGTTGATTACAAATTGGGATAACCAGAATTATACGGAACTTGATTTTTATGATCTTTATGAAAAAATGTATTATATGAAATATGGAAAGCAAGTTCCATATGAAGCAAATTATGGTGGAGCAGAATATGAAGTTCCAAAAGATGAGTTTGAAGAGGTTATAAAGACCTATTTACCATTTAGTAATAGCGAGATTGAAAAAGGAACTTTTTATAACTCTGATAATAGAACTTTTAGATACAGACCGCGAGGGTTATATGATTGTGAATTCCCATATGAGCCATATCCGGAAGTTATATCATATGAAAAATTACAAGATGGAACATTAAAACTTACGATAGAAGCAGTATGGGAAATCAGAATGTTAGATCAGGCAATCACCAGTGAATTGATGATAAAACCTATGGAAGACGGAAGTTTCCAGTATTTATCAAATAAGGTAATCAGTTCAGATCAAAATGCAAATGCAGGGTGGTATATGCCAAGGTTAACAGAAGAAGAGTGGGAAGAGAATTACAGTAATAATTAG
- a CDS encoding DUF6070 family protein, whose product MKRKIINCLEEKGYAAVDCDNQIDMVNREKVEEFCKAAEKEEQATVDIVQPNRDSLQY is encoded by the coding sequence GTGAAAAGAAAAATTATCAATTGTCTGGAAGAAAAAGGATATGCGGCAGTAGATTGTGATAATCAGATCGATATGGTCAATCGTGAAAAAGTAGAAGAATTTTGCAAGGCAGCGGAGAAAGAAGAACAGGCAACAGTAGATATTGTACAACCGAACAGAGATTCGCTACAATATTAA